One Glycine max cultivar Williams 82 chromosome 3, Glycine_max_v4.0, whole genome shotgun sequence DNA window includes the following coding sequences:
- the LOC100777738 gene encoding uncharacterized protein isoform X1, with product MKEIEKRKASRNSQTKGSRRTERRENKLHQDNSSKTLNEKGTESKTPQDSRPTANNFLSDSNTALENSETYENVVIHYVDDVNRSEEALAEMKVNENKNEVAGDRSSDLEKEQKEGNEEVSDTETVKDSVSSQGDSFTNEDERTEKASKDPKSKVKVNPSESNRGSKERSDRKTNKLQSKVSNSNQKKPMNSNKGPSKVTNKNTPSTNSKTVKVPVNVSSESSEGVDEKPVQEVKEPDVVDGSSNGAQSVGSEDEIHETVNAEENGEHEDDTAAELKIEEMELRIEKLEEELREVAALEVSLYSIAPEHGSSAHKVHTPARRLSRLYIHACKHWTQKRRATIAKNTVSGLILVARSCGNDVSRLTFWLSNTIVLREIISQAFGNSCQASPLKRLAESNAAGKRNDGKSMALKWKGSSSGKAGNGFMPLVEDWQETGTFTFALERVESWIFSRIVESVWWQALTPYMQSPVGNSSNKSIGKLMGPALGDHNQGNFSINLWRNAFQDAFQRLCPVRAGGHECGCLPVLARMVMEQCIARLDVAMFNALLRESALDIPTDPISDPIVDSKVLPIPAGDLSFGSGAQLKNSVGNWSRLLTDMFGIDAEDCLLQEDQENSENDEKQGRDSEPKPFVLLNDLSDLLMLPKDMLIDRNIRHEVCPTINLSLIIRVLCNFTPDEFCPDPVPGTVLEALNAETIIERRLSAESARSFPYVAEPVVYMAPSSANVAEKVAEAAGKSHLARNVSAVQRRGYTSDEELEELDSPLTFIIDKLPSSPTVTENGKGNNHKEQGGNPTTNARYQLLREVWSM from the exons ATGAAAGAAATTGAGAAGAGAAAAGCTTCAAGGAATAGTCAGACAAAGGGTTCAAGAAGAACCGAAAGGAGAGAGAATAAATTGCATCAAGATAATTCTTCCAAAACATTGAATGAAAAAGGAACTGAATCTAAGACACCCCAGGATAGTAGACCAACTGCAAATAATTTTCTAAGTGATTCAAACACGGCCTTAGAGAATTCAGAAACTTATGAAAATGTGGTTATACATTATGTGGATGATGTCAACAGGTCTGAGGAGGCACTTGCCGAGATGAAagttaatgaaaacaaaaatgaagtgGCTGGTGATCGTTCCAGTGATTTGGAGAAAGAGCAAAAGGAAGGGAATGAAGAAGTCTCAGATACTGAGACAGTAAAGGATTCAGTATCTTCCCAAGGTGATTCTTTCACAAATGAGGATGAGAGAACAGAAAAGGCTTCAAAAGATCCTAAAAGTAAGGTTAAAGTGAATCCTTCAGAAAGCAACCGTGGATCAAAGGAGAGATCTGatagaaaaactaataaattgcAATCGAAGGTATCGAATAGCAATCAAAAGAAACCTATGAACTCAAATAAAGGGCCCTCCAAAGTTACAAACAAAAATACTCCCTCAACCAATTCCAAGACTGTGAAAGTTCCTGTAAATGTATCATCAGAATCTTCTGAAGGTGTAGATGAAAAACCTGTTCAAGAGGTCAAGGAACCTGATGTTGTGGATGGATCCTCCAATGGTGCTCAGAGTGTaggaagtgaagatgaaattCATGAAACAGTTAATGCTGAAGAAAATGGTGAACATGAGGATGATACAGCTGCagaattaaaaattgaagaaatggaATTacgaattgaaaagctcgaagAGGAGCTTAGAGAAGTTGCTGCTCTTGAAGTGTCACTTTATTCCATTGCACCAGAGCATGGAAGCTCAGCACACAAGGTGCACACACCTGCTCGACGCCTTTCTAGGCTCTATATACATGCTTGTAAGCATTGGACCCAGAAAAGGCGAGCAACGATTGCCAAGAATACTGTTTCTGGTCTTATTTTGGTTGCCAGGTCTTGTGGTAATGATGTTTCAAG GTTAACTTTCTGGCTGTCAAATACCATTGTGCTGAGAGAGATAATTTCTCAAGCCTTTGGGAATTCCTGTCAAGCTAGTCCCCTTAAAAGGTTGGCCGAGTCAAATGCTGCTGGGAAGAGAAACGATGGGAAGTCTATGGCGCTGAAATGGAAAGGTAGCTCCAGTGGTAAAGCAGGAAATGGTTTTATGCCTCTTGTTGAAGATTGGCAAGAGACAGGAACCTTTAcatttgctttagaaagagtAGAATCGTGGATCTTTTCTCGGATAGTGGAGTCAGTGTGGTGGCAG GCTTTGACTCCCTACATGCAGTCTCCAGTTGGGAACTCTTCAAATAAATCCATTGGGAAGCTGATGGGACCTGCTCTTGGTGATCACAATCAAGGAAACTTTTCCATCAATCTCTGGAGAAATGCTTTCCAAGATGCTTTTCAACGACTCTGTCCTGTTCGAGCAGGAGGGCATGAGTGTGGTTGTTTGCCTGTATTGGCTAGAATG GTCATGGAACAATGCATAGCTAGACTAGATGTTGCTATGTTCAATGCTCTTCTTCGGGAGTCGGCCCTTGATATCCCGACTGATCCTATATCAGACCCTATTGTGGATTCAAAGGTTTTGCCAATTCCAGCTGGAGATTTAAGCTTTGGGTCTGGTGCACAGCTAAAAAATTCT GTTGGCAATTGGTCTAGATTGCTTACTGACATGTTTGGCATTGATGCTGAAGATTGTCTGCTGCAAGAAGATCAGGAGAACAGTGAGAATGATGAAAAGCAGGGCAGAGACAGTGAACCTAAACCTTTTGTTCTCCTTAATGACTTGAGTGACCTTCTGATGCTACCTAAAGACATGCTTATAGATAGAAATATCAGACATGAG GTGTGTCCAACCATCAATCTTTCATTGATTATACGGGTTCTCTGTAACTTCACTCCGGATGAGTTCTGTCCAGATCCTGTTCCAGGAACTGTCTTGGAGGCCCTGAATGCAGAG ACTATTATAGAGCGAAGATTGTCAGCAGAATCTGCAAGAAGCTTTCCCTATGTGGCTGAGCCCGTTGTGTATATGGCTCCCTCTTCTGCTAATGTGGCAGAGAAAGTTGCAGAGGCTGCAGGAAAGTCTCACTTGGCAAGAAATGTATCAGCTGTTCAAAGAAGAGGATATACCAGTGATGAGGAGCTAGAGGAACTAGATTCCCCTCTTACATTCATCATTGATAAGCTTCCTTCATCTCCAACTGTCACTGAAAATGGAAAAGGTAATAATCATAAAGAGCAAGGTGGCAACCCCACCACAAATGCTAGATACCAACTCCTACGTGAAGTTTGGTCCATGTAA
- the LOC102664631 gene encoding AP2-like ethylene-responsive transcription factor BBM, with protein sequence MFPNNYDISSVQPIVAASEGTTVFGDQRNVREEPRTYLGVQKVTDKPIYIGLVRENDATKSERTSKFDKEVNAARAHDLVALKRGGSSAKTNFPESHYKTALEAMSTDMTQTDVVDSVRMLSYSFVKFISKYRGVIRDSSTAKWEAIFVTSSDDNKSLGLFDTEEEAARAYDVESIRLKGYDAITNFNIRFYNVEAILKGVTDPEKVIYQSQDTVPVEAMQPLEVLQNIIDQGSSKMLYGTTTDTFGSNVFQRPISGNTEEQENYVAFASQGRENDPNRNLSLVTEGQPLVYGRSGEDDGQGGSSASSMCFEDELTNAYKKFIKRS encoded by the exons ATGTTTCCAAACAATTATGATATTTCATCTGTTCAGCCTATTGTTGCTGCTTCTGAAGGAACCACAGTTTTTGGTGATCAGAGGAATGTTAGGGAAGAGCCCCGTACATATCTGGGAGTACAAAA GGTCACGGATAAACCAATCTATATAGGTCTAGTACGTGAGAATGATGCAACCAAGAGCGAGCGAACAA GTAAATTTGACAAGGAGGTAAATGCAGCAAGAGCTCATGACTTGGTGGCTCTGAAACGCGGGGGATCCAGTGCAAAAACAAATTTTCCA GAAAGTCACTACAAGACAGCATTGGAGGCTATGTCGACTGATATGACACAAACGGATGTTGTGGATTCTGTCAGAAT GTTAAGTTACAGCTTTGTGAAGTTCATATCCAAGTATCGTGGAGTCATCAG AGATTCATCTACTGCGAAATGGGAAGCAATTTTTGTTACAAGCAGCGACGACAACAAATCCCTTGGATTATTCG ACACAGAAGAGGAAGCAGCAAGGGCATATGATGTTGAAAGCATAAGGTTGAAAGGGTACGACGCCATTACCAACTTCAATATCAGGTTTTACAACGTTGAGGCCATTTTGAAAGGAGTAACTGATCCTGAAAAAGTAATATATCAGTCACAAGACACTGTCCCTGTGGAAGCAATGCAGCCTTTGGAAGTGCTTCAGAACATTATTGACCAAGGCTCCTCGAAAATGTTGTATGGTACTACTACTGATACCTTCGGAAGCAATGTATTTCAAAGGCCAATATCAGGAAACACAGAAGAACAGGAAAATTATGTGGCCTTTGCCTCACAAGGCCGTGAAAATGACCCTAATAGAAATTTGTCCTTAGTGACTGAGGGGCAACCTTTGGTCTATGGAAGAAGTGGTGAGGACGATGGTCAGGGAGGCTCATCAGCCAGCAGCATGTGTTTTGAGGATGAACTGACCAATgcttataaaaaattcataaagagGAGTTAA
- the LOC100777738 gene encoding uncharacterized protein isoform X2, with product MKVNENKNEVAGDRSSDLEKEQKEGNEEVSDTETVKDSVSSQGDSFTNEDERTEKASKDPKSKVKVNPSESNRGSKERSDRKTNKLQSKVSNSNQKKPMNSNKGPSKVTNKNTPSTNSKTVKVPVNVSSESSEGVDEKPVQEVKEPDVVDGSSNGAQSVGSEDEIHETVNAEENGEHEDDTAAELKIEEMELRIEKLEEELREVAALEVSLYSIAPEHGSSAHKVHTPARRLSRLYIHACKHWTQKRRATIAKNTVSGLILVARSCGNDVSRLTFWLSNTIVLREIISQAFGNSCQASPLKRLAESNAAGKRNDGKSMALKWKGSSSGKAGNGFMPLVEDWQETGTFTFALERVESWIFSRIVESVWWQALTPYMQSPVGNSSNKSIGKLMGPALGDHNQGNFSINLWRNAFQDAFQRLCPVRAGGHECGCLPVLARMVMEQCIARLDVAMFNALLRESALDIPTDPISDPIVDSKVLPIPAGDLSFGSGAQLKNSVGNWSRLLTDMFGIDAEDCLLQEDQENSENDEKQGRDSEPKPFVLLNDLSDLLMLPKDMLIDRNIRHEVCPTINLSLIIRVLCNFTPDEFCPDPVPGTVLEALNAETIIERRLSAESARSFPYVAEPVVYMAPSSANVAEKVAEAAGKSHLARNVSAVQRRGYTSDEELEELDSPLTFIIDKLPSSPTVTENGKGNNHKEQGGNPTTNARYQLLREVWSM from the exons ATGAAagttaatgaaaacaaaaatgaagtgGCTGGTGATCGTTCCAGTGATTTGGAGAAAGAGCAAAAGGAAGGGAATGAAGAAGTCTCAGATACTGAGACAGTAAAGGATTCAGTATCTTCCCAAGGTGATTCTTTCACAAATGAGGATGAGAGAACAGAAAAGGCTTCAAAAGATCCTAAAAGTAAGGTTAAAGTGAATCCTTCAGAAAGCAACCGTGGATCAAAGGAGAGATCTGatagaaaaactaataaattgcAATCGAAGGTATCGAATAGCAATCAAAAGAAACCTATGAACTCAAATAAAGGGCCCTCCAAAGTTACAAACAAAAATACTCCCTCAACCAATTCCAAGACTGTGAAAGTTCCTGTAAATGTATCATCAGAATCTTCTGAAGGTGTAGATGAAAAACCTGTTCAAGAGGTCAAGGAACCTGATGTTGTGGATGGATCCTCCAATGGTGCTCAGAGTGTaggaagtgaagatgaaattCATGAAACAGTTAATGCTGAAGAAAATGGTGAACATGAGGATGATACAGCTGCagaattaaaaattgaagaaatggaATTacgaattgaaaagctcgaagAGGAGCTTAGAGAAGTTGCTGCTCTTGAAGTGTCACTTTATTCCATTGCACCAGAGCATGGAAGCTCAGCACACAAGGTGCACACACCTGCTCGACGCCTTTCTAGGCTCTATATACATGCTTGTAAGCATTGGACCCAGAAAAGGCGAGCAACGATTGCCAAGAATACTGTTTCTGGTCTTATTTTGGTTGCCAGGTCTTGTGGTAATGATGTTTCAAG GTTAACTTTCTGGCTGTCAAATACCATTGTGCTGAGAGAGATAATTTCTCAAGCCTTTGGGAATTCCTGTCAAGCTAGTCCCCTTAAAAGGTTGGCCGAGTCAAATGCTGCTGGGAAGAGAAACGATGGGAAGTCTATGGCGCTGAAATGGAAAGGTAGCTCCAGTGGTAAAGCAGGAAATGGTTTTATGCCTCTTGTTGAAGATTGGCAAGAGACAGGAACCTTTAcatttgctttagaaagagtAGAATCGTGGATCTTTTCTCGGATAGTGGAGTCAGTGTGGTGGCAG GCTTTGACTCCCTACATGCAGTCTCCAGTTGGGAACTCTTCAAATAAATCCATTGGGAAGCTGATGGGACCTGCTCTTGGTGATCACAATCAAGGAAACTTTTCCATCAATCTCTGGAGAAATGCTTTCCAAGATGCTTTTCAACGACTCTGTCCTGTTCGAGCAGGAGGGCATGAGTGTGGTTGTTTGCCTGTATTGGCTAGAATG GTCATGGAACAATGCATAGCTAGACTAGATGTTGCTATGTTCAATGCTCTTCTTCGGGAGTCGGCCCTTGATATCCCGACTGATCCTATATCAGACCCTATTGTGGATTCAAAGGTTTTGCCAATTCCAGCTGGAGATTTAAGCTTTGGGTCTGGTGCACAGCTAAAAAATTCT GTTGGCAATTGGTCTAGATTGCTTACTGACATGTTTGGCATTGATGCTGAAGATTGTCTGCTGCAAGAAGATCAGGAGAACAGTGAGAATGATGAAAAGCAGGGCAGAGACAGTGAACCTAAACCTTTTGTTCTCCTTAATGACTTGAGTGACCTTCTGATGCTACCTAAAGACATGCTTATAGATAGAAATATCAGACATGAG GTGTGTCCAACCATCAATCTTTCATTGATTATACGGGTTCTCTGTAACTTCACTCCGGATGAGTTCTGTCCAGATCCTGTTCCAGGAACTGTCTTGGAGGCCCTGAATGCAGAG ACTATTATAGAGCGAAGATTGTCAGCAGAATCTGCAAGAAGCTTTCCCTATGTGGCTGAGCCCGTTGTGTATATGGCTCCCTCTTCTGCTAATGTGGCAGAGAAAGTTGCAGAGGCTGCAGGAAAGTCTCACTTGGCAAGAAATGTATCAGCTGTTCAAAGAAGAGGATATACCAGTGATGAGGAGCTAGAGGAACTAGATTCCCCTCTTACATTCATCATTGATAAGCTTCCTTCATCTCCAACTGTCACTGAAAATGGAAAAGGTAATAATCATAAAGAGCAAGGTGGCAACCCCACCACAAATGCTAGATACCAACTCCTACGTGAAGTTTGGTCCATGTAA